The following are encoded in a window of Solibacillus sp. FSL R7-0668 genomic DNA:
- a CDS encoding hemolysin family protein has translation MTTVINLIIFAILIALTAFFVATEFAIVKVRQSRIDQLVAEGKTGSLAAKNVTTHLDEYLSACQLGITVTALGIGMVGESTFEFILHPMFESIGISTDYIHWFTLGGAFFLATFFHVVVGELAPKTIAIQKAEMITLAFAKPIQLFYKLMFPLIWLLNGSARLLLKLFGMKPAGEHELSHTEEELRLLLSESYKSGEINKNELKYVNNVFEFDDKIAREIMVPRTDIIGFDKSATFEEVLTVVSEERYTRYPVYDGDRDNILGFLNIKDFLTLGMNNRINPKTFKLVDFINPVIRIIETTPIQDLLQIMQKKRIHISVLLDEYGGTSGMVTVEDILEELVGEIRDEFDDDEIPDIRKIDEDHYLVYSKVLVDDICKLLYLEIEDPNVDTIGGWYFTNMPDLHLDESFIYENYEFKIHEIDGLQIQYLEIKKLHDVIEA, from the coding sequence TTGACCACAGTCATTAACTTAATCATTTTCGCGATATTAATCGCATTAACTGCCTTTTTCGTTGCAACAGAGTTTGCGATTGTTAAAGTGCGCCAATCTCGTATTGATCAGCTTGTTGCTGAAGGAAAAACCGGCTCATTGGCTGCCAAAAATGTTACAACCCATTTAGATGAATATTTATCTGCCTGTCAGTTAGGTATTACTGTTACTGCATTAGGTATCGGTATGGTTGGTGAATCTACATTTGAGTTTATATTGCACCCAATGTTTGAATCAATCGGTATCTCAACAGATTATATCCACTGGTTTACATTAGGCGGGGCATTTTTCCTTGCGACATTCTTCCACGTAGTTGTAGGTGAACTTGCGCCTAAAACAATTGCCATCCAAAAGGCTGAAATGATTACACTAGCATTCGCAAAACCAATTCAATTGTTTTATAAGCTCATGTTCCCATTAATTTGGCTCTTAAATGGCTCTGCACGTTTATTATTAAAATTATTCGGTATGAAGCCAGCTGGCGAGCATGAATTATCACATACAGAGGAAGAATTACGTTTGCTTCTTTCTGAGAGTTATAAATCAGGCGAAATTAATAAGAACGAGCTAAAATATGTAAACAATGTATTTGAATTTGACGATAAAATTGCGCGCGAAATTATGGTGCCACGTACCGATATTATCGGCTTTGACAAATCCGCTACCTTTGAAGAGGTGCTAACAGTAGTTTCTGAAGAGCGCTATACACGCTATCCAGTATACGATGGTGACCGCGATAATATTTTAGGTTTCTTGAATATTAAAGATTTCCTAACACTCGGCATGAATAATCGCATTAACCCAAAAACTTTTAAACTGGTGGACTTTATAAACCCCGTGATACGCATTATCGAAACTACGCCGATTCAAGACTTACTTCAAATTATGCAAAAAAAGCGTATTCATATTTCGGTTTTATTAGATGAATATGGCGGAACAAGTGGTATGGTTACGGTAGAAGATATTTTAGAGGAGCTTGTCGGTGAAATACGTGATGAGTTTGATGACGATGAAATTCCAGATATCCGAAAAATTGACGAAGATCATTACCTCGTTTATTCCAAAGTATTAGTCGATGATATTTGTAAGCTGCTATACTTAGAAATTGAAGATCCAAACGTAGATACAATTGGTGGCTGGTACTTTACGAATATGCCAGACTTACATTTAGATGAGTCGTTCATTTATGAAAACTATGAATTTAAAATCCATGAAATCGATGGATTGCAAATTCAATATTTAGAAATTAAAAAGCTTCATGATGTAATTGAAGCCTAA
- the deoB gene encoding phosphopentomutase, whose product MQPFKKIHVIVMDSVGIGEAPDADKFGDVGAHTLGHIAEKMNGLNMPTLEKMGLSNIHALQGIAKSENPTAFYGMMQEASVGKDTMTGHWEIMGLHIDKPFKVYPEGFPQALITKLEEATGRKVLCNLPYSGTAVIEDFGKEHMETGAIIVYTSADPVLQIAAHEDIIPLEELYKICEIARELTLDPEFLVGRVIARPFIGEPGSFTRTSNRHDYALTPFGRTTMAEMKDAGLDVIAIGKISDIFNGDGVTEAIRTKNNTDGMDKMVEAARRDFHGMSFLNLVDFDANFGHRRDPIGYGEALEEFDRRLPEVLEALTEDDLLMITADHGNDPTFPGTDHTREYVPLLVYSPRFKQGTELPLRETFADIAATVAENFNIATPEFGKSFLNELK is encoded by the coding sequence ATGCAACCTTTTAAAAAAATACATGTAATCGTAATGGACTCAGTAGGAATTGGTGAAGCACCAGATGCGGATAAATTTGGTGATGTGGGTGCACATACATTAGGCCATATCGCAGAAAAAATGAACGGCTTAAATATGCCAACGCTCGAAAAAATGGGTTTATCGAATATTCATGCACTACAAGGCATCGCCAAAAGCGAAAATCCAACAGCCTTTTACGGCATGATGCAAGAAGCTTCTGTAGGGAAGGATACGATGACAGGACACTGGGAAATCATGGGCCTACACATTGACAAGCCCTTTAAAGTATATCCAGAAGGCTTCCCACAAGCACTCATTACAAAGCTTGAAGAAGCAACAGGTCGCAAAGTGCTTTGTAACTTACCTTATAGCGGGACAGCCGTAATTGAAGATTTTGGAAAAGAGCATATGGAAACCGGTGCTATAATCGTGTATACATCTGCTGACCCTGTATTACAAATTGCGGCACATGAAGACATTATTCCGCTAGAAGAACTATATAAGATTTGTGAAATTGCTCGTGAATTGACATTAGACCCTGAATTTTTAGTTGGTCGTGTCATTGCCCGTCCGTTCATTGGCGAACCGGGGAGCTTCACACGTACGTCTAATCGTCATGATTATGCATTAACACCATTTGGACGTACAACAATGGCTGAAATGAAAGATGCTGGTCTTGATGTCATTGCAATTGGAAAAATTTCTGATATTTTCAATGGGGACGGTGTAACCGAAGCCATTCGCACGAAAAATAACACAGATGGCATGGACAAAATGGTAGAGGCCGCGCGTCGTGATTTCCACGGAATGAGCTTTTTAAACTTAGTAGACTTTGATGCCAACTTTGGTCATCGTCGTGATCCGATTGGCTATGGGGAAGCATTAGAGGAATTTGACCGCCGCTTACCAGAAGTTTTGGAAGCATTAACGGAAGACGATTTATTAATGATTACAGCTGACCACGGCAATGACCCAACCTTCCCAGGCACAGATCATACGCGTGAATATGTTCCGTTACTTGTCTACTCACCACGCTTCAAGCAAGGAACAGAATTACCATTGCGTGAAACATTTGCAGATATCGCAGCAACAGTGGCGGAAAACTTTAATATTGCTACACCGGAATTTGGAAAGAGCTTCTTAAACGAATTGAAATAA
- the xerD gene encoding site-specific tyrosine recombinase XerD — MQALTDPIEDYLHFIKVERQLSDNTLQSYKRDLLAYARHLYHEQKKSDFNQVIREHILLYLDSLRAVGKSSKTVSRQISSIRSFHQFLLREKVCDQDPTVHLEMPKKEQTLPKVLSIEDIDALISAPSIEKPQGIRDIAILEMMYGSGMRISELIALNLEDVHITMGFVRVFGKGGKERIIPLGRGALTACTNYLNEARPQLLGNAPKNDAFFITQRGKGFTRQGCWKIIKEHAQTAGITKEITPHVLRHSFATHLIENGADLRAVQELLGHSDISTTQIYTHVSKTRLSEVYKQFHPRA, encoded by the coding sequence ATGCAAGCATTAACAGATCCAATCGAAGACTATCTTCATTTTATAAAAGTAGAACGTCAATTATCAGACAATACATTGCAATCCTATAAAAGAGATTTACTAGCATATGCAAGGCATTTGTATCATGAGCAAAAAAAGTCAGATTTCAATCAAGTTATTCGAGAACATATTTTGCTGTATTTAGATAGTTTACGAGCGGTCGGCAAATCGAGCAAAACCGTTTCGAGACAAATTTCATCGATTCGTTCGTTTCATCAATTTTTATTACGTGAAAAAGTGTGTGACCAAGATCCGACGGTACATTTAGAAATGCCTAAAAAGGAACAGACTTTACCGAAAGTGCTTTCTATAGAAGATATAGATGCACTTATTTCAGCACCGTCCATTGAAAAGCCACAAGGAATTCGAGATATTGCGATTTTAGAGATGATGTACGGCTCTGGCATGCGCATAAGCGAGCTCATTGCATTAAATTTGGAGGATGTGCACATAACGATGGGCTTTGTGCGCGTATTTGGTAAAGGCGGAAAGGAACGAATTATTCCACTCGGGCGGGGTGCACTAACGGCATGTACCAATTATTTGAACGAGGCAAGACCGCAATTACTCGGCAATGCCCCGAAAAATGATGCGTTTTTCATTACACAAAGAGGGAAAGGATTTACGAGACAAGGGTGCTGGAAAATTATAAAAGAACATGCGCAAACGGCTGGAATCACGAAAGAAATTACACCGCATGTGCTACGTCATTCCTTTGCAACGCATTTAATCGAAAATGGGGCAGACCTACGTGCAGTGCAGGAATTATTGGGGCATTCTGATATTTCCACAACGCAAATTTATACACATGTTAGCAAAACAAGATTATCCGAAGTGTACAAACAATTCCATCCGAGAGCGTAA
- a CDS encoding pyrimidine-nucleoside phosphorylase produces the protein MRMVDIIEKKRNGEELSTQEIRFFVEGYTDGSIPDYQVSALCMAIYFQDMTDQERADLTMAMVESGDQIDLSSIAGVKVDKHSTGGVGDTTTLPLAAMVAAVGVPVAKMSGRGLGHTGGTIDKLESIEGFHVELTSEEFSKQVNEIGMAVIGQSGNLTPADKKLYALRDVTGTVSSIPLIASSIMSKKIAAGADAIVLDVKTGDGAFMKTVDDSIKLAQAMVKIGNSVGRKTMAIISDMSQPLGFAIGNALEIQEAIDTLKGNGPADLKELCYTLGSQMVVVGGKAETIEQARKMLEEVVANGAALEVLKKFIAAQGGDASVVDDSTRLPQAKFKIDVPAKQAGYVAKIEADDIGTAAMLLGAGRATKESEIDLAVGLVLHKKVGDKVSQGESIMTIHANTENVEDVLEKIYAHFHISAEKVEAPKLIEAIITE, from the coding sequence ATGAGAATGGTTGATATTATAGAAAAAAAGCGTAATGGCGAAGAGCTTTCAACACAGGAAATCCGCTTTTTTGTGGAAGGCTATACAGATGGTTCCATTCCTGATTATCAAGTAAGTGCGTTATGTATGGCGATCTATTTCCAAGACATGACAGACCAAGAACGCGCAGATTTAACGATGGCAATGGTCGAATCAGGCGATCAAATCGACCTCTCTTCTATTGCTGGTGTCAAGGTAGACAAGCATTCAACGGGTGGCGTGGGCGATACGACGACATTACCCCTAGCAGCAATGGTAGCGGCAGTTGGTGTTCCTGTTGCCAAAATGAGTGGTCGTGGTTTAGGACATACAGGCGGTACAATCGATAAATTAGAGTCAATTGAAGGCTTCCATGTTGAATTAACGAGCGAGGAATTCTCAAAGCAAGTAAATGAAATCGGCATGGCGGTAATCGGTCAATCAGGGAACTTAACACCTGCGGACAAAAAGCTATATGCATTACGTGATGTAACGGGTACGGTTTCGAGTATTCCGTTAATCGCTAGTTCCATCATGTCGAAAAAAATTGCAGCTGGTGCAGATGCAATTGTACTTGATGTAAAAACAGGTGACGGTGCATTTATGAAAACGGTGGATGATTCCATCAAGCTCGCTCAGGCAATGGTGAAAATCGGCAATAGCGTTGGACGTAAAACGATGGCAATTATTTCAGATATGAGCCAACCATTAGGCTTTGCAATCGGAAATGCGTTGGAAATTCAAGAAGCCATTGACACATTAAAGGGCAATGGTCCAGCAGACTTAAAGGAGCTTTGCTACACATTAGGCTCTCAAATGGTTGTTGTTGGCGGGAAAGCGGAAACAATCGAACAGGCACGCAAAATGCTTGAAGAGGTTGTGGCAAATGGTGCGGCGTTAGAAGTGCTAAAAAAATTCATCGCAGCTCAAGGTGGCGATGCTTCAGTAGTAGATGATTCAACACGTTTACCACAGGCGAAATTCAAAATCGACGTACCGGCAAAACAAGCGGGCTATGTTGCAAAAATCGAAGCAGATGATATCGGTACGGCGGCTATGTTACTTGGCGCAGGTCGTGCAACGAAGGAATCAGAAATCGATTTAGCGGTTGGTTTAGTGCTACACAAAAAAGTAGGAGACAAAGTATCTCAGGGTGAGTCCATTATGACGATTCATGCCAACACTGAAAATGTAGAGGATGTATTAGAAAAAATCTATGCACACTTCCATATTTCTGCTGAAAAAGTAGAAGCGCCAAAATTAATTGAAGCGATTATTACGGAATAA
- a CDS encoding SigF/SigG family RNA polymerase sporulation sigma factor, translating to MEKIEQSSETLLTQAHMRELIAQSQQGDTEARKRMIEGNTRLVWSIVQRFASRGVELEDLFQIGCIGLMKSVDKFDLSYEVKFSTYAVPMIIGEIQRFLRDDGMVKVSRSIRELNFKIRHATDEYLKTNEKSPSIAELAAILQVSPDEILMATDAMRDPASLHDQLFENDGDSITLMDQMRDDKSQLAFDYITLKDLLKRLGKREQSIIYFRYYLDLTQTEIADRLGISQVQVSRLEKKILAQLKTWLEQPITSKR from the coding sequence GTGGAGAAAATCGAACAGTCATCTGAAACGTTACTAACACAAGCGCATATGCGTGAGCTTATTGCACAGTCTCAACAAGGTGATACCGAGGCAAGGAAACGGATGATTGAAGGCAATACAAGGCTTGTGTGGTCGATTGTACAGCGCTTTGCATCACGTGGGGTAGAACTAGAAGATTTATTTCAAATTGGCTGTATCGGGCTGATGAAATCTGTAGATAAATTTGATTTGTCCTATGAGGTGAAATTTTCAACCTATGCCGTGCCGATGATTATCGGGGAAATCCAACGTTTTTTACGAGACGACGGGATGGTGAAAGTGAGCCGTTCAATACGCGAGCTTAATTTTAAAATTCGCCATGCGACAGATGAATATTTAAAAACAAATGAAAAATCACCTTCTATTGCAGAGCTTGCTGCGATTTTACAAGTATCACCGGATGAAATTTTAATGGCGACAGATGCCATGCGTGACCCAGCGAGCCTACACGATCAGCTGTTTGAAAATGATGGGGATTCGATTACGCTGATGGATCAAATGCGTGATGATAAATCCCAGCTTGCCTTTGATTATATTACGCTCAAAGATCTATTGAAGCGTTTAGGAAAACGAGAACAGTCGATTATTTATTTCCGCTATTATTTAGATTTAACACAGACGGAAATTGCGGACAGGCTCGGTATTTCTCAAGTACAAGTATCTCGTTTAGAGAAAAAGATTTTAGCTCAATTAAAAACATGGCTAGAACAACCAATAACAAGTAAGCGGTGA
- a CDS encoding SulP family inorganic anion transporter yields the protein MYLKWSGRFEGYSFAHFKKDLISGTIVGIIAVPLAMSFAIASGVKPEYGIYTAIIAGILISLLGGSKYQIGGPTGAFVPILLGIVLVYGYENLLIAGLMSGIMLVLMGVFKLGTLIKYIPRPVTVGFTAGIAVIIFTGQVGNFLGLSNMEQHEKFHMNVLEIASNIGTFNYYSVVVAGISLSLILLTPRLLPKIPGALIGIVVSTMITVLFLQGQVATIGSTYGEIPNTLPQFQLPEITFERMYLLIGPAFVIAMLGGIESLLSAVVADGMTNSKHQSNRELIGQGVANIVTPFFGGIPATGAIARTATNIKSGATSPISGIIHGVFVLLTLVLLAPMAIHIPLASLAPVLMMVAWNMSERHHFLHIVKLKSGDSLVLVITFLLTVFTSLTFAVQVGLILAVVLFAKRMSNILTVKKVLPNLEEHGGKLQSQMVSDTHDCPQISVYTIDGPLFFGAAQTFEQSILKTIHYRPAVFIMRLGNMPYIDSTGEEYFRNIVQNFQSNGGAVFVSGAQPSLQTMLERSGLLELIGAQHFYSSTGEAITEAISYINQTKCFGCKHFAFRECQQLANGEQLEQSKQLIETMI from the coding sequence ATGTACTTGAAATGGTCAGGGAGATTTGAGGGGTATTCATTTGCACATTTTAAGAAGGATTTAATTTCGGGGACGATTGTTGGGATTATCGCAGTTCCCCTAGCGATGTCGTTTGCTATTGCATCAGGGGTAAAGCCGGAGTATGGCATCTATACGGCGATAATTGCAGGTATTTTAATTTCATTATTAGGCGGCTCCAAATATCAAATCGGTGGGCCAACAGGTGCGTTTGTGCCGATTTTACTTGGGATTGTGCTCGTCTATGGCTATGAAAATTTATTGATTGCCGGCTTGATGTCGGGCATTATGCTCGTTTTGATGGGGGTGTTTAAGCTCGGAACGCTCATCAAGTATATTCCGCGACCTGTGACGGTGGGCTTTACAGCAGGAATTGCCGTCATTATTTTCACAGGGCAGGTGGGCAATTTTTTAGGCTTATCGAATATGGAGCAGCATGAAAAGTTTCATATGAATGTGCTAGAGATTGCGTCCAATATTGGAACATTTAATTATTATAGTGTGGTTGTAGCAGGAATTAGCCTTTCGCTGATTTTATTAACACCGCGCCTTTTACCGAAAATTCCAGGAGCACTCATTGGCATTGTCGTGTCCACCATGATTACGGTGCTGTTTTTACAAGGACAAGTAGCGACAATTGGCTCAACATATGGCGAAATTCCAAATACTTTGCCACAATTTCAACTTCCTGAAATTACGTTTGAACGGATGTATCTCTTAATTGGTCCGGCATTTGTCATTGCAATGCTTGGCGGGATCGAGTCCTTATTATCAGCGGTTGTAGCGGATGGGATGACAAATAGCAAACATCAGAGTAATCGTGAATTAATCGGGCAGGGGGTCGCGAATATCGTGACACCATTTTTCGGGGGAATTCCTGCAACAGGAGCGATTGCTAGAACCGCCACCAATATTAAATCAGGCGCCACTTCTCCTATATCAGGCATTATCCATGGCGTCTTTGTGCTGTTGACATTAGTGTTGCTCGCACCAATGGCAATTCATATACCGCTTGCGAGCTTAGCACCCGTGCTTATGATGGTAGCTTGGAATATGAGTGAACGTCATCACTTTTTACATATTGTAAAGCTTAAATCAGGAGATTCGCTTGTGCTGGTAATTACCTTTTTATTAACTGTATTTACAAGCTTAACGTTTGCAGTGCAAGTTGGGTTAATTTTAGCGGTTGTACTATTTGCAAAACGCATGAGTAATATACTGACGGTGAAAAAGGTGCTGCCGAATTTAGAAGAGCATGGTGGCAAGTTACAATCACAAATGGTGTCAGATACACATGATTGTCCGCAAATTAGTGTCTATACAATCGACGGCCCGCTATTCTTTGGCGCGGCACAAACATTTGAACAATCGATTTTAAAGACCATTCACTATCGACCGGCTGTATTTATTATGCGTCTAGGGAATATGCCTTATATTGATTCAACTGGCGAGGAATATTTCCGTAATATCGTTCAAAACTTCCAAAGTAATGGTGGGGCCGTGTTTGTTAGTGGGGCACAGCCAAGCTTACAAACGATGCTTGAGCGCAGTGGGTTGCTTGAATTGATTGGTGCGCAACATTTTTATTCATCAACAGGAGAGGCGATTACGGAGGCCATTTCGTACATTAATCAAACGAAGTGCTTTGGCTGTAAGCATTTTGCGTTTCGAGAATGTCAGCAGCTTGCAAATGGTGAGCAATTAGAACAATCCAAACAGCTTATTGAAACAATGATTTAA
- the spoIIAB gene encoding anti-sigma F factor, with protein sequence MDNEMTLTFLARSENESLARIAVTSFMAQLDPTVEELSECKTIVSEAVSNAIIHGYAHNPNGIITVHATRHGAEISVVIKDEGCGIANIDQAREPLYTTKPELERSGMGFTIMESFADFLQIESTLGEGTIITFTKQISPLQAYVT encoded by the coding sequence ATGGATAACGAAATGACACTTACATTTTTAGCGCGTAGTGAAAATGAAAGTTTGGCACGTATTGCCGTTACAAGCTTTATGGCGCAATTAGATCCGACCGTTGAAGAACTATCTGAATGCAAAACAATCGTATCTGAGGCAGTCTCTAATGCGATTATTCATGGCTATGCACATAATCCAAACGGCATTATTACGGTGCATGCCACACGCCATGGTGCAGAAATTAGTGTGGTAATTAAGGATGAGGGCTGCGGTATTGCCAATATAGATCAAGCCCGTGAACCACTATATACAACGAAACCCGAGCTGGAACGTTCAGGTATGGGCTTTACGATTATGGAAAGTTTTGCGGATTTTTTACAAATCGAATCTACGCTTGGTGAAGGAACAATCATCACTTTTACAAAGCAAATTTCTCCACTGCAAGCATATGTGACATAA
- a CDS encoding STAS domain-containing protein, producing MNFNVTMYPNQLLIVKLYGELDHHETEKIRGDISKAILQGDVRLLVWNLEHLQFMDSAGIGLVLGRMRELRAVDGQTMLLNPSPTMQKIFQFSGLSKFICFATEEQVILRSKGDFQWITK from the coding sequence ATGAATTTTAATGTAACGATGTACCCGAATCAGCTATTAATTGTGAAGCTGTATGGGGAGCTCGATCATCATGAAACTGAAAAAATACGCGGAGATATATCAAAAGCAATTTTACAAGGAGATGTGCGGCTACTTGTTTGGAATTTAGAGCATTTGCAGTTTATGGATAGCGCAGGAATTGGATTAGTACTTGGACGAATGCGTGAACTACGAGCGGTAGATGGACAAACAATGCTGCTTAATCCGTCACCCACGATGCAAAAAATCTTTCAATTTTCAGGATTATCAAAATTTATATGTTTTGCGACAGAAGAACAGGTCATTTTACGTAGCAAGGGGGATTTTCAATGGATAACGAAATGA
- a CDS encoding spore germination protein, protein MKNQLFTSKEIAKGFFESRFDTDHTFDVCVKEITIKNLPTLTVYISGLVNGDTLTKLLANLQWEYPEEIDDENLYFDEHFNYHGKEPVTSIDDFLLGVLSGRVGFITLSGYAFLAEFREYPGRSPEEPDNEKVIRGSRDGFAENVIQNVALIRRRIRSTELRYQMHHVSTYGQTDVVIAYMDDLVNEQHLQWIIERLQQIKHDGLTMSDKSLEEWLFKQKFHPLPFVRYTERPDIVAAHLLEGHIAIIVDTSPSVMLMPVTMFHLLQHAEEYRQAPLIGSMMRLLRFGAVLLSFVLLPFWYLLVTNEQIIPDQLAYIGISEKSNVPLFLQLIIADFGIEFLRIAAIHTPTPLSTAMGLIAGIIIGQIAIDVGLFSSEVVLYTAISAIFTFAIPNYELSISVKVFRLLLLSATALFGINGFFIGIFGIFTYLCALKPMKVPYLWPLVPFFPKAFLRVFIRFPMSDDALRPYIIGAKQRKRA, encoded by the coding sequence ATGAAGAATCAACTATTTACATCAAAAGAAATTGCAAAAGGATTCTTTGAGTCACGCTTTGACACGGATCACACTTTTGACGTATGTGTAAAAGAAATTACAATCAAAAATCTCCCAACACTCACCGTTTATATTAGCGGATTAGTAAACGGGGACACCTTGACCAAATTGCTAGCAAATTTGCAATGGGAGTATCCTGAGGAAATTGATGATGAAAACCTCTATTTCGATGAGCATTTTAATTATCATGGCAAAGAGCCAGTAACCTCCATCGATGATTTTTTACTCGGGGTTTTAAGTGGTCGAGTTGGCTTTATCACATTGAGTGGCTATGCATTTTTGGCAGAGTTTCGTGAATACCCAGGCAGGAGCCCAGAAGAGCCGGATAATGAAAAAGTAATCCGAGGGTCTCGCGATGGCTTTGCAGAAAACGTCATTCAAAATGTAGCACTTATTCGACGGCGTATTCGTAGTACAGAGCTACGCTATCAAATGCACCATGTGTCAACATACGGTCAAACCGATGTCGTCATTGCCTATATGGATGATTTGGTAAATGAGCAGCACTTACAATGGATTATCGAGCGACTTCAACAAATTAAGCATGATGGTCTAACAATGAGTGACAAATCATTGGAGGAGTGGCTATTTAAGCAAAAATTCCATCCACTCCCATTTGTCCGTTACACTGAAAGACCGGATATCGTTGCGGCTCACTTATTAGAAGGGCATATTGCGATTATTGTTGATACATCGCCTTCTGTTATGCTCATGCCAGTGACGATGTTCCATTTATTACAGCATGCCGAGGAATATCGTCAAGCACCACTAATTGGCTCGATGATGCGCTTATTACGTTTTGGTGCAGTGCTATTAAGTTTTGTGCTATTACCATTTTGGTATTTGCTCGTCACTAATGAGCAAATTATACCCGACCAACTAGCGTATATCGGCATTAGTGAAAAAAGTAATGTGCCGCTATTTTTGCAATTGATTATCGCAGACTTCGGGATTGAGTTTTTGCGGATTGCCGCCATTCACACCCCGACGCCATTATCGACCGCAATGGGCTTAATTGCCGGGATTATTATAGGGCAAATTGCTATTGATGTAGGCTTATTTTCAAGTGAAGTGGTGCTCTATACAGCCATTAGTGCAATATTTACCTTTGCCATTCCCAATTACGAATTAAGTATTTCGGTTAAGGTATTCCGATTATTGCTACTTTCGGCCACAGCACTATTTGGCATCAATGGATTTTTCATTGGGATTTTCGGGATATTTACGTATCTATGCGCATTAAAGCCGATGAAAGTGCCCTATTTATGGCCGCTTGTTCCATTCTTTCCAAAAGCATTTTTACGAGTATTTATTCGCTTTCCAATGTCAGACGACGCATTACGGCCGTATATCATTGGCGCTAAACAGCGAAAACGCGCATGA
- a CDS encoding general stress protein produces the protein MATMKAVENGVQAKNVIEGFISEGYHRDHIHVFANSNKRADDIADFFNVDAGATAEISGKESGFLATIKNFFQTTPDDFENNLADLGLTSTEMDLAKKELDTGKLVIIAHHPM, from the coding sequence ATGGCAACAATGAAAGCAGTAGAAAATGGTGTTCAAGCAAAAAACGTTATTGAAGGATTTATTTCCGAGGGCTATCATCGTGATCATATCCACGTTTTTGCGAATAGTAATAAGCGCGCAGATGATATTGCGGACTTCTTTAATGTAGATGCTGGAGCAACAGCTGAAATATCGGGTAAAGAAAGCGGCTTCTTAGCAACAATTAAAAACTTCTTCCAAACAACTCCCGATGATTTTGAAAACAATTTAGCAGATCTTGGCCTAACAAGTACAGAAATGGACCTAGCTAAAAAAGAGTTAGATACGGGTAAATTAGTAATTATCGCCCACCACCCAATGTAA
- a CDS encoding MerR family transcriptional regulator, with protein sequence MDKLKIGELASATGVTKRTIDYYTNLGLLSVERSASNYRYYDKTMIERIHWIEKQKQLGKCLDEIHNMLSPTEQTHEEIDIQDIRLQMRKLEQDVTMLMGNLDDKERKKLRKKVSPESVALMQSLLLILNN encoded by the coding sequence ATCGACAAATTAAAAATTGGTGAGCTTGCCTCTGCTACGGGAGTAACAAAACGAACAATTGATTATTATACAAATTTAGGCTTGCTATCAGTTGAACGTTCTGCCTCCAATTATCGCTACTATGATAAAACAATGATCGAACGAATTCATTGGATTGAAAAACAAAAGCAACTTGGGAAATGTTTAGATGAAATTCATAACATGCTATCCCCTACAGAACAAACGCACGAAGAAATCGATATTCAAGATATCCGTTTACAAATGCGCAAGCTAGAACAAGATGTCACGATGCTAATGGGAAATCTAGACGACAAAGAACGTAAAAAACTGCGTAAAAAAGTATCGCCTGAAAGTGTTGCACTCATGCAATCGCTTTTATTAATTTTAAATAACTAG